The genomic DNA GATAATACTTGACCTGAATATGCCCGGAATGAACGGATTCGAAGTGCTTGAAGTCCTGAAGTCAGAAGACAGATACAAGGGGCTGAGTACGATAATACTGACAAACCACGATGAGCTGGACAACGAAATCAAAGGTCTGAGTCTCGGCGCCGTTGATTACATAAGAAAGCCGATTAGTTTTGATGCTGTGAAGGTCAGAGTCAATGTTCATCTTGAACTGCTAAGAAAACAGCGGCTGATCGAACAGAAGCTGCAAGAACAGAGGGTGACTTTCGATACTATCTTCGACCAGGCACCTATAGGCATCGCGATTTCTTACGGCAGTGACCCCTCAAATGATATAGGAGACCTAGATACACAGATCAATTCAATGGTAGAAAGAATCACCGGCAGGACAAGAGAAGAGCTCATAAGTCTTGGTTGGGCAAAGATCACACATCCCGATGATCTGGAGAAGGACCTGGATTACTACGAAAAGCTCAGATCAGGCGAAGTTGAAAACTATTCAATGGAAAAGAGATATATCAGGCCGGATGGTTCGATCGTATGGGTCGAGATGAAAGTGGCTTCCCTAAGTCTGCCGGGAGAAAGATCTTCTAGCCATATAGCTCTTCTTAAGGATATCACCAGAAGAAAGGCGATAGAAGCCGATCTAATAGAAAGCGAGCGCAGCAAATCGGTTCTTCTGTCTCATATTCCCGGGATGGCGTACAGGTGCAATTACGATCGGGAATGGACGATGCAGTACGTCTCATTGGGGTGTCTTGAGCTGACAGGTTATTCGCCCGCAAGTCTCATGAACAATCGGGACCTCTCTTTCAACGATTTGATCGCGCCTGAATACCGTAAGTTTCTATGGGAAAAATGGGAAAAGGCGCTTAGAAATAGGGAACCATTTAGGCAAGAGTACCCGATCGTTACTGCGGATGGAAGGCGCAAATGGGTTCTGGAGATGGGAGAAGGCATATTCGATGAACAGGGAGCGATAGAGGCTCTTGAGGGGATAATAATCGACATTTCAGTCAGAAAGAAGATCGAGGACGATCTCAGGTACAGCAATGAACACGATAGATGGACCGGGCTGTATAACCGCACTTACCTGGAAAACCTCCTGGAGAGCGATGCAAACAAACGTGCCGCAGGGAAAAGGGCTATTGTGGGTATTAATCTGAGTTCAATTCAGGCTCTGACAACGACCTACGGATTTCACTACACACAGGAATTAATAAGGAATATAGCCGACTCGCTTGGCAGATATGTTACTGAAGAACGGATGCTTTTTAACACGTACGAGAATCGATTCGCATTCTACATAAAGGGCTACGGTGATAGAAGCGAACTGGCAGGATTTTGCGAGGCGATTGAGGGAACTCTGGAACCTATCCTTTCGGCTGAAAGAATTGGTGGCGGAATTGCGATTGTAGAAATAAACGAAGATAATGAGCGTGATGTGGACGAGCTATTGAAGAAACTTCTATTGACTTCGGAGAGAGCGATAGATGTCGAAAACACGGAGATAGGTATATGCTTCTATGATGCAGCGATTGAAAGTCAGATAGTCCGCGAGCAGGAAATAACACACGCGCTTGCCGAGGTTGAAGCCGATGAAAGCTACGGCGGGCTGTTTCTTCACTATCAGCCGATCATAGATCTAAGAGACGACACGATTTGCAGCTTTGAGGCTCTTGCTAGACTTCAAATAGACGCGCTCGGCCTTGTGCATCCTTTGGAGTTTATTCCCGTGGCCGAGAAGACGAAGCTGATTGTACCGATTGGAAGAAGCATTATCCTTCAAGCGCTTCGTTTCCTGAAAAGGCTAAAGACCATCGGCCACACTTCGATCGGTGTTTCAATCAACATATCTGCGATACAGCTTCTGAGAGATGACTTCACAATCAGCCTGTTAAAGATGATAGGAAATACTGAAGTTCGGCCAGAGAATGTCTGCATAGAGATCACGGAGTCGGTTGTCGCATCAAACAATGAGGAAATAAACCGTATTCTTGGTGAGCTGAGTAATTCCGGGATCCATATAGCGATAGACGACTTCGGGACGGGCTACTCATCCCTTGCCAGAGAAAGAGATCTGAACGTGAACTGCCTGAAGATAGACAGATCCTTCATAGACAGACTGATGTACCTCAGAGCCGAGGATACTATTACAAGCGACATAATTTCGATGGCTCATAAGCTCGGGCACTGCGCCATAGCAGAAGGGGTAGAGCACGAAAAGCAAAGAGAGTATCTGAAGAGATGGGGATGCGACAAAATTCAGGGGTATCTGATCAGCAGACCTCTGGATGAAGAAGCGGCGATAGAATTCCTCAAGAGATACAATCGCTAGCGGCGACTGCGATAACGATTGCCTTTGTCGAAGGGAGAGAAAGAGAGCTCGTCGTTCACAAAGCTCAGTATCGGCTTATAAAAACGACAGATCGATTGCAAGTGTCAACATTTCTCTATTGATGTTCTTTCACTTTCCTGGAAGCCGTCATTCTATGATCAACTCCCATTTATCCGAGAGCGAAGTGCTGCCGTCCCAGCCTCCGAACAGCAGTACCGTCCCACTACTCTCGATATACGCCATAGCGTAGTATACACGCCTCGGTGGCAGCAAGGCTTCCATAACGTTCCTTGGCAGCGAATGGCCTATAGGGTTCCAGTGAGTTCCGTCCCATTCGATCATCTCATTCCTGCCCCCGAATGAAACGCCGTGAACGATGATAAGGTCACTCGCGCTGTCATATATCATCGAGTGTCTTGAGCGAGCAAAGAGGTCGTCACTGGCGACTTGAATCCATTCACTGCCATCCCAGGTCCACGTGTCACCGAGCATTTCCCCGTTGGAAAGACGGCCTCCAAAGAGCACAATCAGCTTCTTCGAGGCATCATAGACCATCCCCGCCCTGGATCGACCTTCAGGCCCGGAAACATCTACCATTTTCCAGGAGTTGCCGTCCCACTCCCATGTATCGGCTGGTTCTCTCGGAATGCCTCCAAAGACTACCGCCACTCCACGGTCGGAATCGTAGGCCATCGCATGCCTTGATCGAGGGCCGGGACCGAATGTGGAAAGGAGTTTCCATTCCCGGCCGTCCCACTCCCATGTATCATTCAGGGGGGCACCGTCGTTTCCTCCAAAGAGGATTACCGCTCCTCGTCTGCTATCGTAAAACATTGCATGTCCCATCCGCGGACTGGGACCTGTCTCGGCAACCAAGGACCACTCGGAGTCGTTCCATTCCCAGGTGTCGCCGAGAAGTATCGAGTCTCGCGAGTTTCCGCCGAAGAGTCCTCCAAAGAGAACCAAAACATCCCGCTGCACACCGTAGGCCGTCGCGTGACTATGGCGAGCAGAAGGGCCGTCTATTTCCAGTTGATTCCACCGATAGACCTGTCCTGCACCAGTCAGTGCGGCAACCACTGCAGGAAATCCAAGAACTAACGCGCACAAGAAGGCCCACCTGGTGAGCGAAAGAAGTCTTGACACTCTCATACCCCCTATCGATTCGTCGGCAAAATCTCCGATCGGTCAACAAAGGTTTGACGACAAAGGCTTTCCACAGTTCATAAGGTTCATTTCATGGTGTGGCAGACTATCTTGAGATGAATTCACACCCGAGTGGTTCTTCAACTTTAACTGCGCCTTCTGAAGCCTAACCAGTATCGAGAGCAATCTACCCAAAATCACTCCAGCGAAGCAAATTCGAAGCGAATAGCCCACTTACAAAAGCACGGGCCCATTTGAACGTCTTAAGTATTACGGTAGCTCGGAAGATTCACAACCTCCGTTTTGGTTTCTTCGTATCACTCTTTACTTGATCCGGTCCACTTCCATCTGAACGGGCTGAAATTGATCGCGAACATCTCCCTTCACTCTCCTCAGACTCCATGTATTTCCTGGTATTCACCAATTAATCCCTTCAGAAGCAGTTCAGGCCCAATAGTGACGAAGGATCTGTGCTGTCAACACCACTTCCTGATGGTGTAGATCATCTACGGAGGCAAGTCA from Mesotoga infera includes the following:
- a CDS encoding EAL domain-containing protein — encoded protein: MREKILVVDDSAADRVLIGRMLSEYDVLTACDGLEAIKKIDENDDISLIILDLNMPGMNGFEVLEVLKSEDRYKGLSTIILTNHDELDNEIKGLSLGAVDYIRKPISFDAVKVRVNVHLELLRKQRLIEQKLQEQRVTFDTIFDQAPIGIAISYGSDPSNDIGDLDTQINSMVERITGRTREELISLGWAKITHPDDLEKDLDYYEKLRSGEVENYSMEKRYIRPDGSIVWVEMKVASLSLPGERSSSHIALLKDITRRKAIEADLIESERSKSVLLSHIPGMAYRCNYDREWTMQYVSLGCLELTGYSPASLMNNRDLSFNDLIAPEYRKFLWEKWEKALRNREPFRQEYPIVTADGRRKWVLEMGEGIFDEQGAIEALEGIIIDISVRKKIEDDLRYSNEHDRWTGLYNRTYLENLLESDANKRAAGKRAIVGINLSSIQALTTTYGFHYTQELIRNIADSLGRYVTEERMLFNTYENRFAFYIKGYGDRSELAGFCEAIEGTLEPILSAERIGGGIAIVEINEDNERDVDELLKKLLLTSERAIDVENTEIGICFYDAAIESQIVREQEITHALAEVEADESYGGLFLHYQPIIDLRDDTICSFEALARLQIDALGLVHPLEFIPVAEKTKLIVPIGRSIILQALRFLKRLKTIGHTSIGVSINISAIQLLRDDFTISLLKMIGNTEVRPENVCIEITESVVASNNEEINRILGELSNSGIHIAIDDFGTGYSSLARERDLNVNCLKIDRSFIDRLMYLRAEDTITSDIISMAHKLGHCAIAEGVEHEKQREYLKRWGCDKIQGYLISRPLDEEAAIEFLKRYNR